Part of the Triticum urartu cultivar G1812 chromosome 2, Tu2.1, whole genome shotgun sequence genome, atcctaatctcgaaatacgccaacccaacatttacctttggagacacctgtaatgctcctttataatcacccagttacgttgtgacgtttggtagcacacaaagtgttcccccggcaaacgggagttgcataatctcatagtcataggaacatgtataagtcatgaagaaagcaatagcaacatactaaacgatcgggtgctaagctaatgaaatgggtcatgtcaatcagatcatttaactaatgatgtgatcccgttaatcaaatgacaactctttgtctatggttagaaaacataaccatctttgattaacgagctagtcaagtagaggcatactagtgacactctgtttgtctatgtatccacacatgtattatgtttccggttaatacaattctagcatgaataataaacatttatcatgatataaggaaataaataataactttattattgcctctagggcatatttccttcagcaatTACATTTGGCGTAACTATGTGCAAAATAAAAAACCATGTAACTTATGATTTTTATCCGTTTTTCACAATGCAATCAGTCGAGGACATAGAAATAAATCCCCCCCTGGGAGAATGTTTTTCAGATGAGTGGTGGGGCAGTGACTGAATGAACCAGCATTTTCAGCAAAACACTTGGGTTTTGAATATCAGCCACACCTGGGGCCTGACCGAGTTAACCAATATATACTAAATGATCATGTGAATGGAAACGCCCGTGGATCGGGTGTGGCAGTTCTGAATTACGGAAGGAGATGGCCGGTGTGCACATTTCCTCGTTTGTACTGTAGCCCATCCGGCACGATTTTTACTGTGACACATCCAATCCAAAAAGCCCCAGAAGTCCCAAACCTCCCCATCATTTATGCAGAACACTACTAAAAACACCCAACCAGAGCACAATCACACAGCTAAGTTGTGGTAGGATTTTACCCAAAGCTTTTTCTTGTAGGTTTCCTCCCACACAATCTAAAATCTTTTATACTTTTTTAGTTATGATCAGGGGCACAACAAAGAATTGGCACCAGAATGATATACACACGTAGAGATCTCCACACACATCGTCATTCATCTGTTATGCAACCAGAGCACTATCACACAATGAATGCAGTTTCCAAAACCACATGTTTGCAATCCTACCTCCCACATTTGTCAATAGCAAAACAAACGCAGTACCAGTAAAACACAATAATAGCTTCACACAAACTAATGTAGCAGGATTCCCATATACTGACCCATATCATTACAATAATTTAGGTTCAGAAACACTTGCAAGGCAATCACAGGGTGGTCGACAATATGCAGAATATTACAATAATTTATGTCCCTCACACTAGAAGCATGGAGTAGCAGATATGTTCATAGATCGAAGACACGACGACCCCCCTAAGATTAATCATGTGGATTACTGAACCACAACGAAACCATCATGCGCCTACTTGCAAAATACATAGCGCCGGGAGTCTTTTGATTATTTCCAGGATGTCACTTATGGTTCGACACGACAGGGCACACTGCCATCGTTACCCACCATCGTGAGGACAGCCCGAAGGAGCTTCTTCTTCAATGCAACTGAAGCAGTCTGCGGCACATTGAACGAGTTAGTGAGACGACATACTATACACGCACAAGCATGGCTTAGGACAAAACCCCGACACACACCTCAGGGATGTTCTGCGGGTGCTGGCCAGGGACGAAATTGATGATGTGGTGCACCACCTGCATCGCCGTGTCCGTGCTGCACTCGAGAAAAAAGAAAACGGGTTCAGCTAGTTCAGCATAGCACTCGAGAAAAAACAATGATTCTAGTTCAGCTAGCCGAACATACCACTCAAAGGCACATGTAGCATGGAAACAATATGTCCACCCATTCTGCGGCACCTTCCCCTGCCCCTAGAACGTGTCACCACACTTCACAAATGCATCAAGTAGGTCCCCTGCATTTCGCAGGTGTTTAGCTTTCATCTTGCTCTCCCCTGGCTTGCAAATGTTTCGATCAATGATATGGAGGACCCTGCAAAGGATGTCAAAAGCGTAGAGACTCCACCCCTGATCCAGGTAAACAACGACCAGCCCCTGTTTTTTTGGTTAGTCAAACAAGGGGAGCCAAGTCAGTAATGCAAGAGTAATGAGGGTGTACCACATACGAAAGCATCAAAGACGCCAACAATAGCACTAACCAGGACACAGGCCACCCCTAGTGGTAGCTGAGTAAACATAGCATGGACGTCCTCACTCCTCCAGCACGAGTTTGTGTATGCAAATTTGAACTACCCACATGAGAGAATCACATTGAATCAAGAACTGGTATACTCAACGAACCAAAGGAAAAAAAATGTAAATTTGAGTACAGCAACACTCACCGCCCAATCCAGTCCAATGATTAGTCTTCCTGATGCCAGGGGACAGATCCCCAAACGCAGGATTGATTCCAACCCCTTCTTTGCAAGTGTATTATCTATACAGAACTCTTCTATCACTTCCTCCCCAGTCATTTTCAGTAGAGATGGATGCGGATGCTTGAACCACACCCTGCACAAGGAGTTCCATTTTTTGAAAGGGTCATGATATGATATATGGAGGTCCAAAGGGTCACACAAGGTTCAGTCCAGTTAGCATCGAAATCAATGGCGAAACAAATGGAACCCGGTTCACATACCTAGAAAGATCATTGAACGTCGAATCCGTGGCCCTTGCATAGAAACGCTCATCCCTTCTCTTCCCCTCCATCTCAGAAACAGCTACTCCAATTGGGTTTGCAATCGAGTAGTCTGTGGTCATCCTGTAGCATTTAGCTGACGGGCTGCACCAAACCATCCAAGCAAGGTGCTTTGCGCGAGCTCTTGACACATACAAAAAAGGCAATCTTGACACAGTCACCAACAAATCAAATCGATTCAACCAATCACTCATGTATGTCGAAATGTAGCAACAATAGGAACTACAGAATTGTGGTAGGGGGCACATACGGCGGGGGTGCAAATTTGCAGTAGGGGGAACGACCAATTGTTAGGCTCATGTCAACATCCACCGGGGCGACTTGCCCAACAATTGGTGTCCCGTTTATGAAGTCCCGAACATCATTCCCCAAATTTAAATCAAGACGCCTAGCAACATTCCCTACAAAAGAAACAGTGCCACATCCGCAAACAGTGAGATTTTGAGTTGCCATTGTATAAACATTTTTCACACGACCGCGCGGAGAGACTGGTTGATAGGAATCTTACCAAGTCCATTGCTGGCTGAACCACCTTCTCTTAGCGAGTTCCGTCGATTCAAGTCAAGGCTATCTGGGCTTGGGAATGGTCCAAAGAGGTGTCGTGCACTAGGCATCATATCAATGTGCCCACCAGGAGCAAAAGCATTCCCAACATTGTGCTCCACAGCTACAACATAAAAAAAAAAATTCACTCTCCAGACCAAAAACTTGTTCTAATCATGTCTATTCATGGTATGTTAAAAAACAGAGCAATAACTAAGGGACTCACCAGAGGGAGCACCAAAGCTGCCCACTAAGTCCGTGCCAAGTCGCTTCCGAAGAGTTGGGTTCACGAGCCTACTAGTGGATGGCCCTGTGAATATGACCAGATTAGGATATCTGTGTGACCACCCGGCATCAGGTTAACAAACATAACAATGTAGAGGGCATGATGCACAAACCTGCTGCGTAAGGCACATCCGCTTTCCCTTTAACATCATGAGGAACATCCTGACCGCCTGCTGGAATGAATTCGTTAGGCAAGATACGGCgcacaaaatagattcaaatgcACATTGGTTAACGAGCCCGCCAACTAACCATGATCAACATTGGTGCCCCTCGCGTCAACATTGCTATCAACGAAGCAAATCTCACCACCAATGACACGCAACTTGACATCTCCAACTTGTGAAATTGCACAACCGAGCATCTCATTGACTGAATTGACATTGTTTTCATTACGATTGTCGATCATCGCAAGCACACTAGTCATACAAGACTCAACGTGGTTCCTCAAATTCATATTCTCCTCACCAACAGAGCACACATGTGCATGCATGATTGCACTCAGATACTCTACCACCTGCACAAGGAAACAGGTCCCATCAGAGGATCAACACGCTGTGAAACGGAAAGACATACAAACAGCAAATTTACAATAGGAACATTTTTAACACAGGACATACCTCAGTTTGCCACCCCGGTAAATCAGACAAGGAAACGACCTTATCAGACACGACGACAGTGGCAGGAGCACCAACATTGAGCCTGGGAGGCAACCCGGGGTTTGTCGATTTGTCAGCATTTTCCCCATCATGGACAGCCCTCAGCTGACAGACACAAGTAAAACAAAAACGGTAAAAGAAAACATCAGACCAAGGGCTGTCAGTCAGTTTGACACATATGCATTTGCAAAGAGGATCAAAATCATCTCATATCAGCCCGATGCTCGACTTACCCCGGCCCTCCCGTACAGCCTGTGCCCTCCAATACTTCGTCCAGAAGCGTCGACACCAGCTAGTAGATTGAAGTCTTCGGCCGTGTACTTCGTTATGCGGGGGTATCCTGGTTCCAGCCCCCGCCCGGCAGCCATCGCGTCAAACGTGATGATCTGGGACATATCATATTTGAAGGTGACAAGAAACAATGTCAGTTGTATTTTTTGTATAGCTATCTTAAGAATAGGAAGGTCAATGGCGCATCAGTGCGTGTACCCGAGGGACCATCAGGAACCCCTGCAAGTGAACCGTCGTTGCACCGGCAGTCAGCTCTTGGCGCATTTTAGCCACACCAGCCATGATAACAGCCTTTATGTACCCACACCAATCAAACTCGAACATCTTGGATGGATCACGCATAGCAACAAACACCTCTGGGCTTATTGGATCATCTCTGCGATTAACTCTTGGGTTGAACAAGCATGCAGTACAGAGAAGTGCTAGAGCAGCACACTGCCTGTTGGCCTCGAAATCAATACTCAAATCGCCAGGTGAACCAAGCACGTCCTCTAGCATTCTTAACGTGATCCTATCGAGTGTTTCGTCAAGGCCCAAGGCGACGCACACGTCCCGCAGGATTTCCCGATCCGCACAGCTCGGCTCGTGCGGGAATGGGATCTCTCTGTCACCTGTCCCCAACCTAACGACATCCCTAACAAAACTAGAAGTCAGCGGACGTGAGCTGCCATCGCCCATTCGCACGGATTTCCTACCAGGTTCTACCCGAGTTGCATTCCAAAAACTGTACATTCACAATTTTTGGGAGCGATAGCATGGCGCCAAAGTCTTTCTCAAGGAAAAGCTTTTTTTGTGACTCGTTCAGGCGAGCAACAACTGCATTGACTGTCCTAGGAGAAAGATAGTTCATAACCCGGATTTTGCCGCAGTTCGCATCAGAGTCGCCGCTCGCATCTTCCTCCACGGGCGCCGGAGGGGCGCGCACCGTATCGTTCGCGCTCGGCAGCGTGGACGAGTTGCTGCCGGtcgtcgcagcgtcccgcggagCAGGATCTGCAAGCATCCAGCATGAACAAAAGAAAGAGATGCAAAACGACGGCACAACGTTCAAAGGGAAGCATGAACAAAAGAAAAAACCCACACAATGGACGAGGGGATGAGATGGAGTCTGTACCTGGCCTTCGTGATTTGGTCTCGACCAACCAGCGCTAGATCGGCAATGGTATGAACTAGGGGCCGGGGCAGAGCACGAGTGCTACTTGTTGGCGCGGGCTTGGCGAGGACGTAGCGGGACCCAGGACGTCCAATCAGCCGTAGGGGGCGCTCGTAGTATGCGGCGTAGCTCTTGTAGCTGTTTCAGGGGGCAGGAGGAGTGCTGAAAGGTTTAATGACCGCTAGCGCACAGTCCGTCGGGTAGTCTCTCCAGTCAACGCACACGCACACCACCACACGTTTAGCTTTGGTTCACCATTAAGCACCGGTAAAAGTGCTACAACTTTTATTCCAAAAGAAAACGCTTAATACACTGCTTACAACTAACCAACGACATCAATGAGTACACCAACATAAGCAAGCTACGATGTCGCACGCTTTTTAGAGCATTTTTATTGCCAGGACACTACAATGATTCGGTTCTCGCCCCCGTCGATCTGCAGTACCAGGGCGCCATAGAAGCTCGTGAGCCCTTGAGCCAAAGTAAAAACAATGATAAGAGCAGAAATCTACTCACCCAGAGGGcaacgtcgtcgtcgtcgttccaGGGGTCGCCATGCTCAGATCCAGCGCCCAATTTCTCGCCGGCACAGCGCGAACAGGGGGGAGGGGATTGGGAGGAGACACAGGACAGGGCCCAGGCGTGGGGGTAAACGCACGCTTTCCAGAAAGCGTGCCCTGCACAGCAGAGTAAAGAAAAGAAGATACGTCACGCCGCTCTACGAAAAGGGCCCGTCCAAGTCAGAGCCGAAACCCACAAGACCAGCCGCTGCATCTCACTTACCGCACTTGAAATGATTTCAGCGCACGGATCACCTCAATTGGACGAGCGGCAGGATATCTACGATCAGCTGCCGCTGCGTCCAGGAAGGCCGCTCTCCGGTCTTCAGAGCCTATTATGACGGGGCATTTGTAAATATCCCGTTGCCTTACCGGTGATTTAGTGCAAATTTCAAGCTTTGCTAAGCAACAATGTAGTCCAAGGAATAAGGTGACAAGTATGCTTTttgattttcttttctgttaGCTTTGTATCTTGTTGTCATTTC contains:
- the LOC125534075 gene encoding uncharacterized protein LOC125534075 codes for the protein MYSFWNATRVEPGRKSVRMGDGSSRPLTSSFVRDVVRLGTGDREIPFPHEPSCADREILRDVCVALGLDETLDRITLRMLEDVLGSPGDLSIDFEANRQCAALALLCTACLFNPRVNRRDDPISPEVFVAMRDPSKMFEFDWCGYIKAVIMAGVAKMRQELTAGATTVHLQGFLMVPRIITFDAMAAGRGLEPGYPRITKYTAEDFNLLAGVDASGRSIGGHRLYGRAGLRAVHDGENADKSTNPGLPPRLNVGAPATVVVSDKVVSLSDLPGWQTEVVEYLSAIMHAHVCSVGEENMNLRNHVESCMTSVLAMIDNRNENNVNSVNEMLGCAISQVGDVKLRVIGGEICFVDSNVDARGTNVDHGGQDVPHDVKGKADVPYAAGPSTSRLVNPTLRKRLGTDLVGSFGAPSAVEHNVGNAFAPGGHIDMMPSARHLFGPFPSPDSLDLNRRNSLREGGSASNGLGNVARRLDLNLGNDVRDFINGTPIVGQVAPVDVDMSLTIGRSPYCKFAPPPARAKHLAWMVWCSPSAKCYRMTTDYSIANPIGVAVSEMEGKRRDERFYARATDSTFNDLSRVWFKHPHPSLLKMTGEEVIEEFCIDNTLAKKGLESILRLGICPLASGRLIIGLDWAFKFAYTNSCWRSEDVHAMFTQLPLGVACVLGLVVVYLDQGWSLYAFDILCRVLHIIDRNICKPGESKMKAKHLRNAGDLLDAFVKCGDTF